Proteins encoded in a region of the Scrofimicrobium sp. R131 genome:
- a CDS encoding exodeoxyribonuclease VII small subunit, translated as MSTAEPTDNIAALTYEQARDQLRDIVQTLETGSAPLEETLKLWQRGEELSRHCQHILTAAQQRIDQALQGNPDSSSQPVE; from the coding sequence ATGAGCACTGCTGAACCCACCGACAACATTGCCGCCCTGACCTATGAGCAGGCCCGCGATCAGCTCCGCGACATCGTCCAGACCCTGGAGACTGGCAGCGCACCCCTGGAGGAGACGCTGAAACTGTGGCAGCGGGGTGAGGAACTTTCGCGTCATTGCCAACACATCCTCACCGCAGCCCAGCAGCGGATCGATCAGGCACTGCAGGGGAACCCGGATTCCAGCTCTCAACCGGTAGAATAG
- the xseA gene encoding exodeoxyribonuclease VII large subunit, translating to MNSYQPAPDPQRQLAPLAGQTTPDNPWPLRLLAQKMREYVDRMPALWVEAQIMEYKPRPGTRMAFFVIRDTDADVSINVTTFPGVVEAAGPGFEPGARVILQVKPNFWETRGNLSLRAGKILIEGEGDLLAQIEQLRRQLAAEGLFRPEHKVPLPFIPQRVGLICGRNAKAREDVVVNALARWPATQFEIREVAVQGERCVDEVSAAIQELDAHPEVDVIVVTRGGGSVEDLLPFSDERLVRAAFVCRTPLVSAIGHEEDAPLLDLVADYRASTPTDAARRIVPDVVELQTQLQQGMVRLRSAVDRRLARERELLSQLTSRPVMVHPGAPLEQQRQLIAAEQLRLGAALTRRVSREEGLLTGLQSSLRALSPQATLARGYTILRAPGGQIVRSANDLQRGDLLEGVLAEGTFIVKVMGVNPEGTIAPTAPTDADSDPTRL from the coding sequence GTGAACAGTTACCAACCGGCCCCGGATCCCCAGCGCCAGCTCGCGCCCCTGGCGGGACAGACGACCCCGGACAACCCGTGGCCGTTGCGCCTGCTCGCCCAGAAGATGCGTGAGTATGTCGACCGGATGCCCGCCCTCTGGGTCGAAGCCCAAATTATGGAGTACAAACCCCGCCCGGGGACCCGGATGGCTTTCTTCGTCATTCGCGACACGGATGCGGACGTGTCCATCAACGTCACGACTTTTCCCGGCGTGGTCGAGGCGGCCGGGCCTGGTTTTGAGCCGGGCGCCCGGGTCATTTTGCAGGTTAAGCCCAATTTCTGGGAAACCCGGGGGAACCTGTCGCTGCGGGCTGGCAAGATTCTGATTGAGGGCGAGGGGGACCTCCTGGCTCAAATTGAGCAGTTGCGCCGTCAGCTGGCGGCCGAAGGGCTGTTCCGCCCCGAGCACAAAGTGCCCCTCCCATTCATTCCCCAGCGGGTGGGCCTGATTTGCGGCCGGAACGCCAAGGCCCGTGAGGACGTGGTGGTCAACGCTCTGGCCCGTTGGCCCGCCACCCAGTTTGAGATCCGGGAAGTTGCGGTACAGGGCGAACGGTGTGTGGATGAGGTCAGCGCCGCCATCCAGGAGCTTGATGCCCACCCGGAGGTCGACGTCATCGTGGTCACGCGCGGGGGCGGATCGGTGGAGGACCTGCTGCCGTTCTCGGACGAACGGCTGGTTCGAGCGGCGTTTGTCTGTCGCACGCCTTTGGTTTCCGCCATCGGACACGAGGAGGACGCCCCCCTCCTGGATTTGGTGGCCGACTATCGGGCCTCAACCCCAACGGATGCCGCTCGGCGGATCGTACCGGACGTGGTCGAACTGCAAACCCAACTCCAGCAGGGGATGGTCCGCCTTCGAAGCGCGGTCGACCGTCGCCTCGCCCGGGAACGCGAACTGTTGAGCCAACTGACTTCACGACCGGTCATGGTTCATCCGGGCGCCCCGCTGGAGCAGCAACGCCAGCTAATTGCGGCCGAGCAGTTACGCCTGGGCGCGGCCCTCACCCGCCGGGTCAGTCGGGAGGAAGGCCTGCTCACCGGACTGCAGTCTTCCCTCCGGGCACTCTCCCCGCAGGCAACCCTGGCCCGCGGCTACACAATTTTGCGGGCCCCGGGCGGCCAGATCGTCCGCAGCGCCAACGATCTGCAGCGCGGGGACCTGCTCGAAGGGGTGCTGGCCGAAGGCACCTTCATCGTCAAGGTGATGGGAGTGAACCCGGAGGGAACCATCGCCCCGACCGCTCCCACCGACGCTGACTCCGACCCAACCAGACTGTAA
- a CDS encoding 4-hydroxy-3-methylbut-2-enyl diphosphate reductase has protein sequence MSETLVPNLNTRKVLLAAPRGYCAGVDRAVEAVERALELYGAPVYVRKEIVHNKFVVETLTSRGAIFVEETDQVPPGSHLVFSAHGVSPQVRESAAARDLLTIDATCPLVTKVHREAVRFAREEYDIILVGHVGHEEVEGTQGEAPNHIQVVGGPDEVDQVVVRDPERVVWISQTTLSVDETMETVRRLRERFPKLQDPPSDDICYATQNRQEAVKAIAPQVEVMLVVGSANSSNSVRLVEVAKDHGAERAYRLDAASELQPEWFDGVTRVGLTSGASVPEILVRDVLDWLGEHGFGEVEEVRTQVETTTFALPRNLKNALVSEGLLPAQVPGGRVPSKNHTR, from the coding sequence ATGAGTGAAACTTTGGTCCCGAACCTGAATACTCGGAAAGTTCTGCTGGCGGCCCCCCGCGGCTACTGCGCCGGGGTGGATCGGGCGGTCGAAGCGGTCGAGCGCGCGCTGGAACTGTACGGCGCCCCCGTCTACGTGCGGAAAGAAATTGTGCACAACAAGTTTGTGGTGGAGACACTGACCAGTCGGGGAGCCATCTTCGTGGAGGAAACCGACCAGGTGCCGCCCGGCTCCCACCTCGTCTTCTCCGCCCACGGGGTTTCGCCGCAGGTGCGTGAGTCGGCGGCGGCTCGCGACCTGTTGACGATTGACGCGACTTGCCCGCTGGTGACCAAAGTTCACCGGGAGGCGGTCCGGTTCGCGCGCGAAGAATACGACATTATCCTGGTGGGCCACGTCGGCCACGAGGAAGTGGAGGGCACACAGGGAGAGGCGCCTAACCACATTCAGGTGGTCGGTGGGCCCGACGAGGTGGATCAGGTCGTGGTTCGAGATCCCGAGCGGGTGGTTTGGATTTCGCAAACTACCCTGTCGGTCGACGAGACGATGGAAACGGTGCGCCGGCTCCGGGAACGGTTCCCCAAGCTGCAGGATCCGCCATCGGATGACATTTGCTACGCCACCCAGAATCGGCAGGAGGCCGTGAAGGCAATCGCGCCGCAGGTGGAAGTGATGCTGGTGGTCGGCTCGGCCAACTCGTCCAACTCGGTGCGGCTGGTCGAGGTGGCCAAGGATCACGGGGCGGAGCGGGCCTATCGGCTCGACGCCGCCAGTGAGCTGCAGCCGGAATGGTTCGACGGTGTGACGCGGGTCGGACTGACCTCCGGCGCCTCCGTTCCGGAGATTCTGGTGCGCGACGTGCTCGACTGGTTGGGCGAGCACGGATTCGGCGAGGTGGAGGAAGTTCGCACCCAAGTGGAAACCACCACGTTTGCCCTGCCGAGGAACCTGAAGAACGCGCTGGTGTCCGAGGGGCTTTTGCCCGCGCAGGTGCCCGGGGGGCGGGTTCCGTCCAAGAACCACACCCGCTAG
- the ychF gene encoding redox-regulated ATPase YchF, with protein sequence MSLTIGIAGLPNVGKSTLFNALTRASVLAANYPFATIEPNVGVVPLPDPRLNQLAEIFGSERIVPATVSFVDIAGIVRGASEGEGLGNQFLANIREADAICQVTRVFADPDVVHVDGKVDPAADIETISTELILADIQTLENRLPRLEKEVRAKKADPEVLATATKALELLEKGELLSGPAGSKLDPKILREFQLMTTKPFIFVFNMDSAAMEDQQLQEQLRQMVAPADAIFLDAAFEAELVELDEEDAKEMLAEAGQAESGLDQLARVGFHTLGLQTYLTAGPKEARAWTIHQGDTAPQAAGVIHTDFQKGFIKAEVVSFEDLVEFGSVAEARAKGRVRMEGKDYVMHDGDVVEFRFNV encoded by the coding sequence GTGTCTTTGACTATCGGAATCGCGGGACTGCCCAACGTTGGCAAGTCGACCCTGTTTAATGCTCTGACCCGGGCAAGCGTGCTTGCCGCCAACTACCCGTTCGCGACCATTGAGCCGAACGTGGGGGTGGTTCCGCTCCCGGATCCCCGCCTGAACCAGCTGGCGGAAATCTTCGGCTCCGAGCGGATCGTGCCCGCCACCGTCTCGTTCGTTGACATCGCCGGCATCGTGCGCGGGGCATCCGAGGGGGAGGGGCTGGGGAACCAGTTCCTGGCCAACATCCGGGAAGCCGACGCGATCTGCCAGGTTACGCGAGTCTTCGCCGATCCGGACGTGGTCCACGTCGACGGAAAAGTCGACCCGGCTGCGGACATCGAGACGATTTCCACCGAGCTCATCCTGGCCGACATCCAGACGCTGGAAAACCGCCTGCCCCGCCTCGAAAAAGAAGTGCGAGCCAAAAAGGCTGACCCCGAAGTGCTCGCCACCGCAACCAAGGCGCTGGAACTCCTCGAAAAAGGCGAGCTGCTGTCCGGGCCGGCCGGATCCAAACTGGATCCGAAGATCTTGCGCGAGTTCCAGCTCATGACCACCAAGCCGTTCATCTTCGTGTTCAATATGGACTCGGCGGCGATGGAGGACCAGCAGCTGCAAGAACAACTGCGGCAAATGGTGGCTCCGGCCGATGCGATCTTCCTGGACGCGGCCTTCGAGGCGGAACTGGTTGAGCTGGACGAAGAGGACGCCAAGGAGATGCTGGCCGAGGCGGGGCAGGCCGAATCCGGCCTTGACCAGCTCGCCCGAGTCGGCTTCCACACGCTGGGATTGCAGACCTACCTGACCGCGGGCCCGAAGGAGGCGCGCGCCTGGACGATTCATCAGGGGGACACCGCGCCGCAGGCGGCCGGGGTGATCCACACTGATTTCCAGAAGGGATTCATCAAGGCCGAGGTGGTCAGCTTTGAGGACCTGGTCGAGTTCGGCTCGGTCGCTGAGGCGCGCGCCAAGGGGCGGGTGCGGATGGAGGGCAAAGACTACGTCATGCACGACGGCGACGTGGTGGAGTTTCGGTTTAACGTGTAG
- a CDS encoding HigA family addiction module antitoxin yields the protein MSEKLYPPIHPGEVLMEDFIGGFGITQHKLAVAIGVPPRRINEIVHGKRAITADTALRLGRYFALDPQFWLNLQSRYELEVARDRVADEVEAINPLKVA from the coding sequence ATGTCCGAGAAGCTTTACCCACCCATCCATCCCGGTGAGGTTCTGATGGAGGATTTCATCGGGGGATTCGGTATCACGCAGCACAAGCTGGCCGTCGCGATTGGCGTCCCGCCCCGCCGGATCAACGAGATCGTGCACGGGAAGCGTGCGATCACTGCAGACACTGCTCTACGGCTCGGGCGCTACTTTGCGTTGGACCCCCAGTTCTGGCTGAACCTTCAGAGCCGGTACGAGTTGGAGGTCGCGCGGGATCGCGTAGCCGATGAGGTGGAAGCGATCAACCCGCTGAAGGTCGCATGA
- a CDS encoding FitA-like ribbon-helix-helix domain-containing protein, protein MSSIIVRGLDDAVKQQLAAQAKEHGQSMEAEVRAILTKEVRRPHIGVALLAAAREVGGVEDLLIPERDDVARAGDFG, encoded by the coding sequence ATGTCATCCATCATCGTTCGTGGTCTTGACGATGCCGTGAAACAACAACTTGCCGCGCAGGCGAAGGAGCACGGTCAATCCATGGAGGCTGAGGTTCGGGCCATCCTGACCAAGGAAGTGCGCAGGCCGCACATTGGTGTTGCGTTACTGGCAGCCGCTCGGGAGGTTGGTGGAGTCGAAGATCTGCTAATCCCAGAGCGTGATGACGTGGCGCGAGCGGGGGACTTCGGGTGA
- a CDS encoding type II toxin-antitoxin system VapC family toxin gives MIVLDTTVISEISRPSPERRVVDWLESLDGDVAITSVTLAELLAGVRRLPDGRRRDELARRIDAAIAPYRGGHAVLPFDDVAADRCADVLVARESAGAPISTADAQVAAICLVHGAVCATRNLKAFQHTGVKLVDP, from the coding sequence GTGATCGTTCTCGACACGACCGTCATCTCGGAGATCTCTCGACCATCTCCTGAGCGCCGGGTGGTGGACTGGCTTGAGTCCCTGGACGGTGACGTGGCGATTACGTCTGTGACTCTCGCGGAGCTGCTGGCGGGTGTGCGGCGCTTGCCCGACGGTCGGCGCAGGGATGAGCTGGCCAGGCGCATCGACGCGGCGATCGCACCGTACCGAGGCGGCCACGCCGTGCTACCTTTCGATGACGTGGCCGCCGACCGTTGCGCCGACGTGCTTGTGGCTCGAGAGAGTGCGGGAGCGCCGATCAGTACCGCTGATGCGCAAGTCGCCGCGATCTGCCTGGTGCACGGTGCAGTTTGCGCCACTCGCAACTTGAAAGCCTTCCAGCACACCGGCGTCAAACTGGTGGACCCTTAG
- a CDS encoding tetratricopeptide repeat protein: MTSPIGKWEDAVADLWRNFDSLNQDEGIRAMRELAASCPVSDGRASFELASMFDAMDYEAEAAAEYRRALELGLDDARHAQLAVQYGSTLRNLGQLDEAIAVLSAAPAHESTGTAPRIVLALALHSAGRKDEALRVAIESQIEFLPQYHQSMREYAAALTDAAPCDDPTHN, translated from the coding sequence ATGACATCACCGATAGGCAAGTGGGAAGACGCAGTTGCAGATTTGTGGCGAAACTTTGACTCGCTCAACCAGGACGAAGGCATCCGCGCGATGCGGGAGCTTGCTGCTTCCTGCCCTGTTTCCGATGGCCGCGCCTCCTTCGAGTTAGCCAGCATGTTCGACGCGATGGATTACGAGGCAGAAGCAGCAGCGGAATACCGGCGCGCACTTGAGCTTGGTCTGGATGACGCTCGACACGCTCAGCTCGCAGTTCAGTACGGCTCAACTCTCCGCAATCTCGGCCAACTAGATGAGGCAATCGCCGTTCTGAGCGCCGCACCAGCACACGAATCAACGGGCACAGCTCCTCGCATCGTACTCGCCCTTGCTCTCCATAGCGCGGGCAGGAAAGACGAAGCCCTTCGCGTGGCAATCGAGTCACAAATCGAGTTCCTACCGCAGTACCACCAGTCCATGCGTGAATATGCTGCCGCGCTCACCGACGCTGCCCCTTGCGACGACCCCACTCACAATTAA
- a CDS encoding putative quinol monooxygenase, which produces MVKTSDAVQLAGYLICQGRDEVEIVERYLPNHIELTLAEAGCLSFRVEQTEDPLVWMVAEKFSDEREFADHQTRAKASEWGQATVGIKRDYEVQCGVQ; this is translated from the coding sequence ATGGTCAAAACATCGGACGCGGTCCAACTGGCGGGCTACCTGATTTGCCAGGGCAGAGACGAAGTCGAAATTGTGGAGCGCTACCTGCCCAATCACATCGAATTGACGCTGGCCGAGGCAGGATGTCTATCTTTTCGAGTCGAGCAAACCGAGGATCCGCTTGTTTGGATGGTTGCCGAGAAGTTTTCCGATGAGCGCGAATTTGCAGATCACCAGACGCGGGCAAAAGCGAGCGAATGGGGCCAAGCAACCGTTGGGATTAAACGAGACTACGAGGTTCAGTGCGGGGTACAGTAG
- a CDS encoding phosphoenolpyruvate carboxylase has protein sequence MPELRTNASTDELPEQIRADVRLLTTLLGRVLSESGSPSLFEDVEALRHATIAAYRDDSPEAFAQAAEIAESFTVQRADEVARAFTVYFHLVNLAEEMQRIRQVREGRPEVEGAVDTIPKAIAQLSQEIGEEAARRHLEHLRFHPVFTAHPTEARRRAVASSVRRLSALLAERAFTTLDEAGELRMERRLLEEIDTLWRTAPLRSIQPGPEDEVRSLMAIFDETLFTTIPRIYRYVDDSLQGENAGREQPIVQPFMRLGTWVGGDRDGNPFVTASITKKAMAIASDHVLRGLQATAERIARSITLEADETPASPELQDLWQRLAMIDEVGAADAEVRAPNESHKQVLMLIATRIAATRTRNADLAYAHPDELLADLQIVQRSLVLAGANRQAYGSLQVLIWQVETFGFHLAELEVRQHSQVHGEALAELEAGGELSDQTREVLDVFRAVAQIQHRYGPRAAGRYIVSFTRSAEDLAAVYRLAEYAGAEVTLDVIPLFETYNDLRSARAVMSEAVELPQFKARLEQTGGQLEVMLGYSDSSKDVGPVAANLALYDTQAELAEWARARGFELTLFHGRGGTLGRGGGPTNTAILAQPPHSVEGRFKLTEQGEVIFARYGDPTIAMRHIDQVAAASLMAIAPSIEQRNVAAATKYSAVADQLSKVSRARFDSLIQAEGFAPWFATVTPMEEIGRLQLGSRPARRGLSVESLKDLRAIPWVFAWSQARINLAGWFGLGSALEAVGDLELLRRAYEEWPLFRTVIDNVGMSLAKADPRIARRYLELGGRPDFTELILEEMDLTTSWLIRIVGGEKLVENRPALRRAVELRSPYVDALSLIQLRALRMLRSDEEAGPEWEHLLLLSVSGVSAGLQNTG, from the coding sequence ATGCCTGAACTGAGGACCAATGCAAGTACCGATGAGTTGCCGGAGCAGATTAGGGCCGATGTCCGGCTGTTAACAACGCTGCTCGGCCGGGTCCTGAGCGAGAGTGGCTCTCCCAGTCTGTTTGAGGATGTTGAGGCGCTCCGCCACGCGACGATTGCCGCCTACCGGGACGACTCCCCGGAGGCTTTTGCCCAGGCTGCCGAGATTGCCGAGTCATTCACCGTGCAGCGGGCCGATGAGGTGGCGAGAGCGTTCACAGTGTACTTCCACCTCGTCAACCTGGCGGAGGAAATGCAGCGCATTCGTCAGGTGCGGGAGGGCCGCCCCGAAGTGGAGGGGGCGGTAGACACCATTCCCAAGGCGATTGCCCAACTCAGCCAGGAAATTGGCGAGGAGGCCGCGCGCCGTCACCTCGAACACCTTCGATTTCACCCGGTGTTTACCGCTCACCCAACCGAGGCTCGCCGCCGAGCGGTGGCCTCGTCAGTTCGCCGTCTGTCGGCTCTGTTGGCAGAGAGAGCGTTCACAACTCTGGACGAGGCGGGGGAACTCCGGATGGAGCGCCGACTCCTCGAAGAGATCGACACACTCTGGCGCACCGCTCCGCTACGTTCCATTCAGCCCGGCCCGGAGGACGAAGTCCGCTCCCTCATGGCCATCTTCGACGAGACGCTCTTCACCACCATTCCGCGGATTTACCGCTACGTTGACGACTCGCTTCAGGGCGAGAACGCAGGCCGTGAGCAGCCCATAGTTCAACCGTTCATGCGGTTAGGGACCTGGGTGGGCGGTGACCGTGACGGGAACCCGTTTGTGACGGCGTCAATCACCAAGAAGGCAATGGCGATTGCTTCCGATCACGTCCTTCGCGGCCTCCAGGCCACCGCGGAGCGGATCGCTCGCTCCATCACGCTCGAGGCGGACGAAACGCCGGCTTCTCCTGAGTTGCAGGATCTCTGGCAGCGTTTGGCAATGATTGACGAGGTGGGGGCGGCTGACGCCGAAGTGCGCGCTCCCAACGAGTCGCACAAGCAGGTGCTGATGCTGATTGCGACCCGCATTGCCGCCACCCGCACCAGGAACGCCGACCTGGCTTACGCGCACCCTGACGAACTGCTGGCAGACCTGCAGATTGTCCAGCGATCCCTGGTGTTAGCGGGCGCAAACCGGCAGGCGTACGGGTCGTTGCAGGTGCTGATTTGGCAGGTGGAGACGTTTGGTTTTCATCTGGCCGAGCTTGAGGTACGCCAACATTCGCAGGTGCACGGTGAGGCGCTGGCGGAACTCGAAGCTGGCGGTGAACTTTCGGATCAGACCCGGGAGGTGCTGGACGTTTTCCGCGCAGTGGCCCAGATTCAGCATCGATATGGTCCTCGCGCTGCCGGTCGCTACATTGTGTCATTCACCAGGTCGGCTGAAGACCTGGCGGCGGTCTACCGCTTGGCCGAGTACGCGGGGGCGGAAGTCACGCTCGACGTGATCCCTCTGTTTGAAACCTACAACGACTTGCGGAGCGCCCGGGCGGTTATGTCTGAGGCAGTTGAGCTCCCTCAGTTCAAGGCTCGGCTGGAGCAGACCGGGGGTCAGCTCGAGGTGATGCTCGGCTACTCTGACTCGTCGAAGGATGTTGGCCCGGTGGCCGCCAACTTGGCCCTCTATGACACGCAGGCGGAACTGGCCGAGTGGGCGCGCGCTCGCGGGTTCGAACTGACCCTGTTCCACGGCCGCGGCGGAACACTTGGACGAGGTGGAGGGCCCACCAATACCGCGATCTTGGCTCAGCCCCCACATTCGGTTGAGGGGCGGTTCAAACTCACGGAACAGGGCGAGGTAATTTTTGCTCGTTACGGCGATCCAACTATTGCCATGCGCCACATTGACCAGGTGGCGGCTGCGAGCCTAATGGCGATTGCCCCCTCGATTGAGCAGCGAAATGTGGCGGCAGCGACCAAATATTCCGCGGTGGCGGACCAGCTGAGCAAGGTTTCGCGGGCCCGGTTTGATTCCCTGATTCAGGCGGAAGGGTTTGCCCCCTGGTTTGCCACCGTCACCCCGATGGAGGAGATTGGGCGCCTGCAACTGGGATCGCGACCAGCTCGACGCGGCCTCTCGGTGGAATCGTTGAAGGATCTGCGGGCCATTCCATGGGTGTTTGCCTGGTCGCAGGCGCGGATCAACCTGGCGGGCTGGTTTGGGCTCGGGTCGGCGCTTGAGGCGGTAGGCGATTTGGAGTTGCTTCGTCGCGCCTATGAGGAATGGCCCCTGTTCAGGACGGTGATTGATAATGTGGGGATGAGTCTGGCCAAGGCTGACCCTCGAATTGCCAGGCGCTATTTGGAGCTCGGAGGTCGGCCGGACTTCACCGAGCTGATTTTGGAGGAAATGGACCTGACCACTAGCTGGCTGATTCGCATTGTCGGAGGCGAGAAGCTGGTGGAGAATCGGCCGGCCCTACGGCGGGCGGTGGAGTTGCGGAGCCCCTATGTGGATGCGCTTTCTCTGATCCAGCTGCGCGCATTGAGAATGCTGCGCTCGGACGAGGAGGCCGGTCCCGAGTGGGAGCATCTGCTCCTGCTGTCTGTTTCTGGCGTGTCGGCCGGGCTGCAGAACACCGGCTAA
- a CDS encoding ASCH domain-containing protein codes for MSDDWETRLAHLPVAEFAFPGPLRDRLVAAVLRGTKTATSFLAEEAARLGDPWPMAGQRELVIDSDGRGVCVTEVVSVRSCRLADVPDEHARGENEDYQNHVDWRQAHERFWSAPEYLEEIGEPPIVLDDNTEVVLVRFEVVEVL; via the coding sequence ATGAGTGACGACTGGGAAACCCGGCTCGCCCACCTACCCGTGGCGGAGTTTGCTTTCCCCGGTCCACTGCGAGACCGTCTAGTGGCGGCTGTTTTGCGCGGAACCAAGACGGCCACCTCGTTTCTGGCTGAAGAAGCGGCCAGACTGGGGGACCCTTGGCCGATGGCCGGCCAGCGCGAACTCGTGATTGACTCCGACGGGCGCGGAGTCTGTGTGACCGAGGTGGTGTCGGTACGGTCCTGCCGGTTGGCAGACGTTCCCGACGAGCACGCTCGTGGTGAGAACGAGGACTATCAGAACCACGTCGATTGGCGCCAAGCGCACGAGCGGTTCTGGTCAGCGCCGGAGTACCTTGAGGAGATTGGGGAGCCCCCCATTGTGCTTGATGACAACACCGAAGTTGTCCTGGTTCGGTTTGAGGTAGTCGAAGTTCTCTGA
- a CDS encoding ArdC-like ssDNA-binding domain-containing protein → MKTNSQTKVDAEARKLERQLRTQRLQEQIGEQVAELANSDAWQAMLDFARRFHTYSLNNMLLILSQFPEATKVAGFRKWQSLGRQVRQGERGIKIFGFAERRIKTSEDGGSESELPERKVRFFPLLTVFDISQTDPIPGAEQPPEVAHALVGADEAGLFSLAQRFLQERGWPVQRQRIPGNVNGFAEMKGRRRVVIEEDLSPAQAAKTLLHEAAHVVLHADLELPATREIRATREVEAESVAYVVAGYFGLDTSSYTIGYVTGWSGGNVATIRSSAENVLRGAHELVEWIEESGSQTEAA, encoded by the coding sequence GTGAAAACCAATTCGCAGACCAAAGTGGATGCAGAGGCGCGCAAGCTGGAACGTCAGCTACGAACCCAGCGCTTGCAGGAGCAGATAGGGGAGCAAGTAGCGGAACTGGCAAACAGCGACGCTTGGCAGGCGATGCTGGATTTCGCCCGCAGATTCCACACGTACAGCTTGAACAACATGCTGCTGATCCTGTCGCAATTTCCGGAGGCCACCAAGGTAGCAGGATTTCGGAAATGGCAATCCTTGGGCCGTCAGGTCCGTCAGGGCGAGCGGGGAATCAAGATCTTTGGCTTTGCTGAACGCCGGATCAAAACATCCGAAGACGGTGGAAGTGAATCTGAACTGCCAGAGCGGAAGGTACGGTTTTTCCCACTCCTGACAGTTTTCGATATTTCCCAAACCGACCCAATCCCCGGAGCTGAGCAGCCTCCAGAGGTTGCGCATGCCTTGGTTGGGGCCGATGAGGCTGGCCTGTTTTCGTTGGCCCAAAGGTTCTTGCAGGAGCGGGGTTGGCCGGTACAGCGGCAGAGAATCCCGGGCAATGTCAATGGATTTGCAGAGATGAAAGGCCGCCGTCGGGTAGTGATCGAAGAGGACCTTTCACCTGCTCAAGCAGCAAAGACTTTGCTGCACGAGGCGGCCCACGTGGTCCTGCACGCAGACTTGGAGCTGCCGGCCACACGTGAGATTAGGGCAACTCGGGAGGTGGAGGCAGAATCCGTGGCCTACGTGGTGGCGGGTTACTTCGGGCTCGATACTTCTTCCTACACAATTGGCTATGTCACCGGCTGGAGTGGCGGGAACGTTGCTACCATCCGAAGCTCGGCTGAAAACGTTCTGCGGGGGGCCCACGAACTGGTCGAGTGGATTGAGGAGTCGGGAAGTCAAACGGAGGCGGCTTAG
- a CDS encoding PTS sugar transporter subunit IIA, translated as MSENSSLLEMLPESAIMVDAEASDWRAAIRLSGDALVAGGITTPEYTDQMIETVEKLGPYIVIAPGLALAHSRPTDAVLKTGLSWVGLRSPVEFGSKRNDPVRLVVGLAAFDHQEHLQAMSQLAMLVSDPQRLNTLAALDTVDAVREAIASFEGNRE; from the coding sequence GTGTCAGAAAACAGCTCACTACTAGAAATGCTCCCGGAATCAGCCATCATGGTTGATGCTGAGGCATCCGATTGGCGCGCGGCAATCAGACTTTCCGGTGATGCCCTCGTGGCTGGGGGAATTACAACCCCCGAGTACACCGACCAGATGATTGAGACAGTGGAGAAGCTTGGCCCCTACATTGTTATTGCTCCCGGATTGGCACTTGCACATTCACGGCCAACTGATGCGGTCCTGAAGACTGGATTGTCCTGGGTTGGCCTGCGTTCTCCGGTTGAGTTTGGCTCCAAACGAAACGATCCGGTTCGACTGGTAGTGGGCTTGGCGGCATTTGATCACCAAGAACACCTCCAGGCAATGTCCCAGTTGGCGATGTTGGTCTCTGACCCGCAGCGCCTCAACACGCTCGCCGCGCTAGACACCGTCGATGCAGTTCGCGAGGCGATCGCTTCCTTCGAAGGGAATCGAGAATGA
- a CDS encoding PTS sugar transporter subunit IIB yields the protein MKILTVCGMGIGTSIILKMNTDKALDELGIYADTEAADISSARGAAAQADLVLTSEELLEQLEGVSTPKEVIHNFTDVEEIKAAILRHA from the coding sequence ATGAAGATACTAACCGTGTGTGGGATGGGGATTGGCACCTCCATCATCTTGAAAATGAACACCGATAAGGCCCTCGATGAGCTCGGCATATATGCCGATACGGAGGCTGCAGATATTTCCTCCGCTCGGGGCGCCGCCGCCCAAGCAGACCTGGTCCTCACCTCGGAAGAGCTGTTGGAACAGCTAGAGGGAGTCAGCACTCCCAAGGAAGTTATCCACAACTTTACTGATGTGGAAGAGATCAAAGCCGCCATCCTGCGGCACGCCTGA